TCTGAATAATAATGTCACGGCTATAACCCTCGGCTGCCGGGTGGGACTGGCTTCTTTCATAATATTCCAGAACATTATCGCTCGTGATCTGCCCTGCTACATGGATGCTACAGAATAAACAGATAACAAAGACCAACAGTGATTTCATAAGTTCATTTAATTAAAATACAGGAGAAACCGAAATTCCTCCTGCATTTTGTTATTGGAAATACTAGTTGTTCTGAGTTACGGTCATCATGTTACCGTTACCAACCTGAGTTCCGTAATGGTAATGGTTAGTACCGTTTTGTGTGATGTCTGCGGTGTTGCCATCGCCAACTTGCCAATCATCAGCAGTGTTTCCGTTTCCGGTTTGGTACTGCCAGATTGTATTGCCGTTACCATCTTGCCATCCGATTGCATCGTTATTGTTACCAGTCTGATGGGCGTCAGCATAGTTTAAATTTCCGTCTTGCTCGTGGATAGCGTAGTTACCGTTACCTACCTGAAGCTGATGAGTGTAATTCAAATTACCATCCTGAACAGCAATCGCGTCATTGTTATTACCGTCTTGGTCTTGATAAACTTCATTTCCATTACCATCTTGCTCAGAAGATGCATCGTTGCCGTTACCTTCCTGCCATTGGTCAGCATAGTTACCTGTACCATCCTGCATTGCATAGGTATCGTTGTTATTACCGTCCTGAAGCTGAACCACTTCATTAAGCAATCCGTTTTGGTCAGTTTGGGCATCATTACCATTACCATACTGTTCAGTAGTGTTGAAGTTCCAGGTTCCTACCTGATCAACATCGATACTGTTGTTGTTTCCCTGGCTTAACGCTTCGTTTTCGTTAAACCAACCGTCTTGGTCAACAGTTGCAACGTTGTCGTCACCGAACTGATCCAAAACATTAAAGTTTAGCCAACCTGTTTGATTAATGGTTGCTGTGTTGTCGTCTCCAACTTGTGTAGATACGTCATTGTTTGCTTGGGAGTAAGCGAATCCTACTGCCAAAAGTGCGAATGCACTAGATAATAATTTTTTCATGGTTAAAAAATTTTGATTAGTTTGTATTCCAAAAGTAGCACGATTTGGATATACGCCACCTCCCACGAAAACGGTAAATAATTAAAATCACCAAAAACCATTAGGCCCACGGTCATTTCACTGTCTATCAATCTCAGCGCTATTTTTGGTTGCTACATTCTGCCGCAAAACCTTCTCAATTCTAAAAAAAACTTGGAAACTTTTATTGTTTTTAAGTTTTCCGTCGTATCTTTGCACCCGAATTATGGATGAAAAACAAAATTTTTTAAGCAAAGCTTCAAGTCTTTTTATTGAAAACGGACCTAAAGCAGTGACAATGGACGACGTTGCCACGGCCTTCGGTATTTCGAAAAAAACGCTTTACCAGAAATACCGTAATAAAGAAGAACTCATTGAGGAAATAATGCAGTATAATCTTGATCTCGTGATCTCGAAACTGAATGAGCTTGATGATAACATTGAGAATGCGATGGAGCGGATGCTGTGCAGGGATGTAGAGATTGAGAAAATCTCACATAGCAACAAAACCCTTTTGATCCGCCAGCTTATGAAGTATTACCCGGGGATTTTTAATAAGCACATGCTGAGCTTTTCCGAAAGGTTTTCCGCAGTTCTTGTAAGGAATATTGAAAAAGGAAGAAAACAGGGATGTTACCGCGATGATTTCGATGCCGAGATTTACGCGAAGATATTTTTTCAGCTGGTAATGTCTTATGACAGTTCGCCTTACATTGATACCGCGGAGGTGGACAGGCTACATTATAAAGAGGAACTGATGATGATGTATATGCATGCCATCGCAACAGAAAAAGGAAAAGAAACAATTAAAAAAATAAAAAATAATAAATGAAAAAGTTCGCATTTAGTCTGCTGTTCATTGGCGGCTTAATTTTCGGGCAGGAAGCGAAGGTGCTTACCTTACCCGAAGCTATTTCCTATGCGCTGCAAAATAAGGCAGATGCCGAAAAGGCTCGCCTGGACATCAGAAGAGGAGATGCACAGATCGCTGAGGTAAAATCCAGCGCATATCCTAACATATCTTTCGGAAGCAATACCACTTTCAACCCGCTTCTGCAGGAAAGCGTGCTGCCAGGAGAAATTTTCGGAGCACCGGGCCAGCAGGTTAAAGTTGCATTTGGCCAAAAATATACCTCAAGCAACATGTTACAGCTAACACAGGTGCTGTTCAACCAACAGGTTTTTACCGGTTTGAAGGCTGCGAAAACCACACGTGAATTCTATCTGATTAATGCAGAACTCACCGAAGAACAGATTATAGAGCGCGTTGCGAATGCTTATTTTCAAGTATATCAAAGTGAGCAGATGCTTGCAAACGCCGAGAATAATCTTAAAATCACAAACGAAACAGGCAAGATTATTAAGGGCCTTTTCGACGCAGGTCTCGCCAGAAAAATAGATTTCGACCGTACGGAAGTAGCTAAAAACAACATCACTTCATCAAAACAGCAGCTCGAAAATGCCGTTGAGATCAGCGAAAATGCGCTGAAGTTTATGATTGGGATGCCAATGCAGCAGGAAATTGATCTGCCAACACAGACATTTGACCCAACAATTTTACCTGACAGTGATCCCGGAAGTTTTGACGACAGAACCGAACTTCGTCTCGCAAACAAGCAGATTGAACTCCTCGAATGGCAGAAAAAAGCCAGCGAAGCAGAATATTACCCGACAGTGGCGCTATCTGCCAATTATGGTTTTTTAGGTCAGGGAAATAAGTTCCCGTGGTGGAACGGCGAGAAAAACGGTGTTTTTTGGTCTGATGTAGCATCAATCGGTCTTAATATCAATGTTCCTATTTTCAATGGTTTTGCTACAAAATCAAGAATTGAACTCAACCAGATTGAAATTGAAAAAGCACAGGCAGATTTTCGCGAAGCAAAATTAGGCCTCGAAATGGAACACAAAAATGCTGTTACACTTCTAGAGAACAATATGACGACGATTAACATGCAGCTTTCAAACGTAAAACTCGCGGAAGAAGTACTGGCAAACACAAGATCTAACTATCAATACGGCCTTGCAACTTTAAATGAAATTCTGGATGCCGAGCGCGCCGTTACGGATGCAAAAAACAACCTTACAAGAGCACAACTCGATTATAAACTTGCAGAAATAGACTTACTGAAATCCCAGGGAAAACTTAAAACATTAAAAGAAACAAACTAATAAAATGAAAAAGAGAACATTAATCACCATATTGGTCATCGTAGCCGTAGCAGCGGGATTTTTCTTTATACTTGAAAATAACAAGAAGAAAAATGAAGAGCAGGTAGCAATTGTAGCTGAAAAAAACACCAATGTTGCGGTGCGTACTGTGCCGGTAAAGAGAGAAGAAATCAGCGGTGAATTTGCCGTAAACGGAACCTTTTTGCCAAACCGTCAAAGCCAGATCTCGGCTGAAATCGGGGGTCAGTTGATCGCCCTTTATGTGAAAGAAGGCAGTTATGTGCGCGCCGGACAAAGCATCGGAAGACTTGGCGGCGAAAAACTTAACGTAAACGTTGGTAATGCACAGGCTAATTTGTCTCAGGCACAGTCTGCGCTTAGCAGATACGAAGCAGCTTACAAAACCGGTGGTGTAACTGCGTTACAGCTGGATCAGGCGAGACTTCAGGTTCAGAACGCGAGATCGCAGGTACAGTCAGCCAACTTACAGTCTGGCGATACGAACATTATTTCAAAAATCAGCGGAATTGTAAACCAAAAAATGCTTGAAGTAGGTGCCGTAGTGAATCCGGGAACACCAATCGTAGAGATTGTTGACATTTCTTCTGTAAAGCTAAAAGTAGATGTTGATCAGGCTTTGGTGAGCCAGCTTGCTGTTGGCAATACTGTTAAGGTTAAACCTGATGTTGTGGAAGGAACTATCGACGGTAGAATTACTTTCATCGCGCCGTCAGCATCAGGAGCCCTTAAGTTCCCGGTAGAAATTACGATTCCAAATAGTTTTAACAAACTCAAAGCAGGAATGTACGGAACGGCGACTTTCAACAGAACGGGTGTAAACAATGTGCTTACCGTTCCGCGTGATGCCTTTGTAGGTAGTGTGAGCGATAACAGAATCTTCGTGGTTAAAAACAATGTGGCTTACCTAACGCAAGTACAGACAGGAATTAATTATGGTGATAAAGTAGAAATCGTGAGTGGCCTTAATGAAGGAGATCTTGTGGTAACCAGCGGACAGATAAATCTTGCCGATAAAACCAAAGTTCAAATCCTTAAATAATCGGTAAAGAGATAATATGAAAATAGTAGAAATAGCGATTAAGAGACCCAGCGTGGTGATAGTGATGCTTGCATTGCTCATCATTGGGGGGATCTTCAGTTACACGCAGCTAAATTATGAGCTGATTCCTAAATTTGAGGTTAAAGTAGTTACTGTATCCACAATTTATCCGGGTGCGTCGCCGTCTGAGGTGGAAAGTACTGTATCACGAAAAGTAGAAGATGCGATTTCCTCACTTGAAGGCATTAAAAAAATCCAGTCGAAGTCTTATGAAAGCCTTTCAGTTGTAATCATTCAGTTTAATAATGATGCGGATGTGGATTTTGCTTTGAATGAAGCTCAGCGGAAAATCAATGCCATACGATCCGAACTTCCCGAAGATATTGAAGAGCCCTCGCTCTCTCAGTTTTCGATATCAGATGCACCGATTATAAGCATGGGTGTTACGGCAAATCTAACTCAAAGTGAACTTTACGACCTTATTGACCAGAAAATACAGCCGGAATTTTCGAGAATTCAGGGGGTTGCACAGGTAAATATTGTGGGTGGACAGGAGCGCGAAATACGTGTAAACCTCGACCAAAACAAACTTGAAGGTTACGGACTTACAATTCCACAGGTTCAGCAGATCATTTCAACTTCCAACTTGGATTTCCCAACAGGAAGCTTAAAGACCCGGCAGAACAGTACATTGCTGAGACTTTCAGGTAAAATTCAGACTGTTGATGAGCTTAGAAATCTTACGATCTCGTCTGTTAACGGGCAAAATATTAAACTATCTGATGTAGCTGAAGTTCAGGATACGCAGAAAGAAACCGACAAAATTGCACGTATTGACCAACAAAGCACAATCTTGCTTCAGGTTCAGAAACAAACAGATGCCAATGCGGTGGAAGTGAGTGAGCTTGTGCGACAAAAGGTCGAGCAGATGCAGCTACAATATAAAGCTGAAAATCTGAATGTGAATATTGCTAATGACACTTCACTGTTTACATTGGAAGCAGCAAACTCCGTAATTAAAGATTTATTTATTGCGGTAGGATTGGTAGCATTCGTAATGCTGTTCTTCCTTCACAGTTTCCGTAATGCGCTTATTGTGATGGTTGCAATTCCAACAT
This window of the Flavobacteriaceae bacterium 3519-10 genome carries:
- a CDS encoding Transcriptional regulator encodes the protein MVATFCRKTFSILKKTWKLLLFLSFPSYLCTRIMDEKQNFLSKASSLFIENGPKAVTMDDVATAFGISKKTLYQKYRNKEELIEEIMQYNLDLVISKLNELDDNIENAMERMLCRDVEIEKISHSNKTLLIRQLMKYYPGIFNKHMLSFSERFSAVLVRNIEKGRKQGCYRDDFDAEIYAKIFFQLVMSYDSSPYIDTAEVDRLHYKEELMMMYMHAIATEKGKETIKKIKNNK
- a CDS encoding outer membrane efflux protein — its product is MKKFAFSLLFIGGLIFGQEAKVLTLPEAISYALQNKADAEKARLDIRRGDAQIAEVKSSAYPNISFGSNTTFNPLLQESVLPGEIFGAPGQQVKVAFGQKYTSSNMLQLTQVLFNQQVFTGLKAAKTTREFYLINAELTEEQIIERVANAYFQVYQSEQMLANAENNLKITNETGKIIKGLFDAGLARKIDFDRTEVAKNNITSSKQQLENAVEISENALKFMIGMPMQQEIDLPTQTFDPTILPDSDPGSFDDRTELRLANKQIELLEWQKKASEAEYYPTVALSANYGFLGQGNKFPWWNGEKNGVFWSDVASIGLNINVPIFNGFATKSRIELNQIEIEKAQADFREAKLGLEMEHKNAVTLLENNMTTINMQLSNVKLAEEVLANTRSNYQYGLATLNEILDAERAVTDAKNNLTRAQLDYKLAEIDLLKSQGKLKTLKETN
- a CDS encoding Probable Co/Zn/Cd efflux system membrane fusion protein translates to MKKRTLITILVIVAVAAGFFFILENNKKKNEEQVAIVAEKNTNVAVRTVPVKREEISGEFAVNGTFLPNRQSQISAEIGGQLIALYVKEGSYVRAGQSIGRLGGEKLNVNVGNAQANLSQAQSALSRYEAAYKTGGVTALQLDQARLQVQNARSQVQSANLQSGDTNIISKISGIVNQKMLEVGAVVNPGTPIVEIVDISSVKLKVDVDQALVSQLAVGNTVKVKPDVVEGTIDGRITFIAPSASGALKFPVEITIPNSFNKLKAGMYGTATFNRTGVNNVLTVPRDAFVGSVSDNRIFVVKNNVAYLTQVQTGINYGDKVEIVSGLNEGDLVVTSGQINLADKTKVQILK